From a region of the Thermosipho melanesiensis BI429 genome:
- a CDS encoding DUF2194 domain-containing protein, with protein MKKFIIILLLILSLFVFSQKKILLLYKKTEEYGKYMLQNYVIPILEKNGISYDLKDIETFNYYNISTKEYLGVISWYYSTELKYPNLYLRQLSNFVENNGIFFFFNNLGVSTNQREINNFLNKLGVHYMYGYKVLKNFEPLYEKEFFTATPSTLPQPVEKYKIFEKDVNILLELKSNNETYPLIFISPKGGGALFNSFFDNNKEFILNIEKIFNIFLKKTVGSKNKILLVKDKYDTNYYVNIQYQIEKMLEYAKINFNTTTISTFYNKSFIDLLDYRYIIWITNAKYIDTENTEMFLENGGSIVYITDLHNTPWKDKIKIEKHAISKIIFDKRLFPLTNSKDGIELERTFEENLKIVLDNETILSYLVSSNEKLPAIWYKKEKGGYIGYIYPPLVIKELRGLILQCILEMQDYNIMGFLNSYIFYIDDFPIPSYEIKKKGIKDTDFYYKIWWKDIKDFANSYNIKYTFITPLSYNGASNPPFDFSEFLITDEPIKALMEIDNSKHELGLHGYNHLSLLKENWTNKENLQEGLKSAKKFIESVLGHPIFINSYVAPNNLIDEFGVKNLIKALPEIKTIGTTYTSPDEFSEYKILENFTIIIPRPTYGYYPLKKILLTTINTLSNFGAFQHFIHPDDFFSNERNPLNKSWKELLLHLDKFYYKIKTTFPWLRNQTASEAYPYLFEFLTEKYEYNIKGNSLEVIIESSTIKPKYFLLRTKIPIRKVIGGKIIAFYPENDIYILSSELSKLTIKFLEEEK; from the coding sequence ATGAAAAAATTTATCATAATTCTACTTTTAATCTTAAGTTTGTTTGTCTTTTCACAAAAAAAGATTTTGTTATTGTATAAAAAAACAGAAGAATACGGAAAATATATGCTTCAAAATTATGTTATTCCCATATTAGAAAAAAACGGCATAAGTTATGATCTAAAAGATATAGAAACCTTTAATTACTACAACATTTCTACAAAGGAATACCTTGGAGTAATTAGTTGGTATTATTCAACAGAACTAAAATATCCAAACCTTTATTTAAGACAATTATCAAACTTTGTGGAAAATAACGGTATATTCTTCTTTTTCAATAACCTTGGAGTTTCAACTAATCAAAGAGAAATAAATAATTTTTTAAATAAGCTTGGAGTACATTACATGTATGGATACAAAGTTTTAAAAAACTTTGAACCTTTATATGAAAAAGAATTTTTCACTGCAACTCCTTCTACATTACCTCAACCCGTAGAAAAATACAAAATCTTTGAAAAAGATGTCAATATTTTGCTGGAACTAAAATCAAACAACGAAACATATCCTCTAATATTTATTTCCCCTAAAGGTGGCGGAGCATTGTTTAATTCTTTTTTTGATAACAATAAAGAATTTATATTAAACATTGAAAAAATATTCAACATATTTCTCAAAAAAACTGTAGGAAGTAAAAATAAAATTTTACTAGTAAAAGACAAATACGATACTAATTATTATGTAAATATACAATACCAAATTGAAAAAATGTTAGAATATGCAAAAATAAACTTTAATACAACAACCATCAGCACTTTCTACAACAAATCTTTTATAGATCTTTTAGATTATAGATATATAATCTGGATAACAAATGCAAAATATATAGATACGGAAAATACTGAAATGTTTTTGGAAAATGGTGGAAGCATTGTTTATATAACAGATTTGCACAATACTCCATGGAAGGATAAGATAAAAATTGAAAAACATGCAATTTCAAAAATTATTTTTGATAAAAGACTTTTTCCATTAACTAATTCTAAAGATGGAATTGAATTAGAAAGAACCTTCGAAGAAAACTTAAAAATTGTCCTTGACAATGAAACTATTCTTTCATATCTTGTAAGTTCAAACGAAAAGCTTCCAGCTATTTGGTATAAAAAAGAAAAAGGTGGATATATAGGATATATATATCCACCTTTGGTAATAAAAGAATTAAGGGGATTAATCTTACAATGTATATTGGAAATGCAAGATTACAACATTATGGGATTTTTAAATTCCTACATATTCTACATAGATGATTTTCCAATACCTTCTTATGAAATAAAAAAGAAAGGCATAAAAGATACCGACTTTTATTACAAGATATGGTGGAAAGATATAAAGGATTTTGCAAACAGTTACAATATAAAATATACATTTATCACTCCGTTAAGTTATAATGGGGCAAGTAATCCTCCTTTTGATTTTTCAGAATTTCTAATAACAGATGAACCTATTAAGGCTTTAATGGAAATAGACAATTCAAAACATGAACTTGGTCTTCACGGATATAATCACCTTTCACTTTTAAAAGAAAATTGGACAAATAAAGAAAATCTACAAGAAGGATTAAAATCCGCCAAAAAATTCATTGAATCTGTTCTTGGGCACCCTATTTTTATAAACAGCTACGTTGCTCCAAATAACCTTATTGATGAATTTGGAGTAAAAAACCTAATTAAAGCATTACCAGAAATAAAAACAATAGGCACAACATATACCTCACCAGATGAATTTTCAGAATACAAAATTTTGGAAAACTTTACAATAATCATACCACGTCCTACTTATGGATACTATCCTTTAAAAAAAATATTGCTTACCACAATAAATACACTCTCAAATTTTGGTGCTTTTCAACATTTTATACATCCCGATGATTTCTTCTCTAATGAAAGAAATCCGTTAAATAAAAGCTGGAAAGAACTATTGTTACATCTAGATAAATTTTACTATAAAATCAAAACCACCTTTCCTTGGTTAAGAAACCAAACAGCTTCAGAAGCATATCCGTATCTATTTGAATTTTTAACGGAAAAGTATGAATATAACATAAAAGGAAATAGCTTGGAAGTAATTATCGAATCATCAACAATAAAACCTAAATACTTCCTGCTTCGCACGAAAATACCTATTAGAAAAGTTATAGGTGGAAAAATAATTGCTTTTTATCCAGAAAATGACATTTACATATTAAGTTCAGAGCTTTCAAAACTAACAATAAAGTTTTTGGAGGAAGAAAAGTGA